From Desulfatitalea tepidiphila, one genomic window encodes:
- a CDS encoding F0F1 ATP synthase subunit B family protein, with protein sequence MLIDGFTVFAQMVNFLVLVLLLKRFLYGPVMRAMADREARIAASVAQSEAAKEDARRRAEELAAQQRALTEDRAKLMADAKTEVEQWRTEKIERLRTEIEALRQSWMEKVDNDRQAFLMNLKTDAVRQVMRMGGQVIRDLADDKLESRIISVFMEKMAEGKNEFQSATYAGPVRLISGFELGEADKARVRDMFARWFPSAGSIGFEISRDLGMGIEALAGDRKVAWNLDKYIKDLEKEILRAIPPKRRNAA encoded by the coding sequence GTGCTCATCGACGGATTCACGGTTTTCGCCCAGATGGTCAATTTCCTGGTGCTGGTGCTGCTGCTGAAGCGGTTCCTGTATGGCCCGGTGATGCGGGCCATGGCGGACCGCGAGGCGCGCATCGCAGCATCCGTGGCGCAATCCGAAGCGGCGAAAGAGGACGCCCGGCGGCGCGCCGAAGAACTGGCCGCCCAGCAGCGGGCTTTGACGGAAGATCGCGCCAAATTGATGGCCGACGCCAAGACCGAAGTCGAACAGTGGCGGACAGAAAAGATCGAACGGCTTCGGACGGAGATCGAGGCCCTGCGTCAATCCTGGATGGAAAAGGTGGACAACGATCGACAGGCCTTCCTGATGAACCTCAAAACCGATGCCGTCCGCCAGGTGATGCGCATGGGCGGCCAGGTGATCCGGGATCTGGCCGACGACAAGCTCGAGTCACGGATCATCTCTGTCTTCATGGAAAAAATGGCGGAAGGGAAGAACGAATTTCAGAGTGCCACCTATGCCGGTCCCGTGCGGTTGATCTCCGGATTCGAACTCGGCGAAGCGGACAAGGCAAGGGTTCGGGACATGTTCGCCCGGTGGTTTCCATCTGCCGGAAGCATTGGGTTCGAGATCTCCCGGGACCTGGGCATGGGCATCGAAGCCCTGGCTGGCGACCGGAAAGTGGCCTGGAACCTGGACAAGTATATCAAGGACCTGGAGAAGGAAATTCTTCGGGCCATTCCACCAAAGCGCCGGAATGCCGCATGA
- a CDS encoding F0F1 ATP synthase subunit gamma, producing the protein MQTLEVLDKKIRTAEELLSVVKTMKSLAAVNIRQYERAVVSLEAYRRVVDQGWQALFRYAGVEPGPVSNKQAVVIVIGSDQGMCGQFNDIIAATALAESRKRREKDVAVTFWCVGERVAAAIDDGGDPPSLEYQAPGSLTAVHHMVGDMIGKLERWQRTRGTESFYLCHNALSGKMGYEQTFYPVLPLDHSWMRRHQETPWPSKCIPLLGLSGQELFRQLFRQYLYVSIYRALVQSLAGENSARLAAMQSAEKNIDELQGDLKKLFREQRQMNITNELLDIISGFEVLKDRTAL; encoded by the coding sequence ATGCAGACCCTGGAAGTTCTGGATAAGAAAATAAGGACCGCCGAGGAGTTGCTCTCGGTGGTCAAGACAATGAAGAGCCTGGCGGCTGTCAACATCCGGCAGTACGAGCGCGCCGTGGTGTCGCTGGAAGCCTATCGCCGGGTCGTGGATCAAGGGTGGCAGGCCCTGTTCCGGTACGCCGGGGTGGAACCCGGCCCTGTCTCGAACAAGCAGGCGGTTGTGATCGTCATCGGATCGGACCAGGGCATGTGCGGTCAGTTCAATGACATCATCGCCGCCACGGCCTTGGCCGAATCCCGAAAACGCCGCGAAAAGGACGTGGCCGTGACGTTCTGGTGCGTGGGGGAGAGAGTCGCCGCCGCCATCGACGATGGCGGCGACCCGCCGTCCCTTGAATACCAGGCGCCGGGGAGCCTGACCGCCGTGCACCACATGGTCGGCGACATGATCGGCAAGTTGGAACGCTGGCAGCGTACCCGGGGCACCGAGTCGTTTTACCTCTGCCACAATGCGCTTTCCGGAAAAATGGGGTATGAACAGACGTTCTATCCTGTCTTGCCGCTCGACCACAGCTGGATGCGCCGCCATCAAGAGACACCCTGGCCGAGCAAATGCATCCCCCTGCTGGGGCTTTCCGGTCAAGAGCTGTTTCGGCAGCTGTTCCGGCAATACCTTTACGTCTCTATTTACAGGGCCCTCGTGCAGTCCCTTGCCGGGGAAAACTCGGCACGCCTGGCCGCCATGCAATCGGCGGAAAAAAATATCGATGAACTCCAGGGGGATTTGAAAAAACTGTTTCGCGAACAGCGCCAGATGAACATCACGAATGAACTGCTGGACATCATATCCGGTTTCGAGGTCCTGAAAGACAGAACGGCGTTGTAG
- a CDS encoding F0F1 ATP synthase subunit A, whose product MHISPDNVIFWQSGLLVLNRTILFTWAVMALLAVGSWLLTRRLSSTGRVSRRQIILEAVVSAISGQLKAVTPHQPKGLLPLLGTLFLFIAVSNVLSVVPGFHPPTGSLSTTSAFALVVFVAVPVYGVSKMGVVDYLSNYLRPSFFMLPFNIMGEISRTLALAVRLFGNVMSSNMIGAILLLIAPLFFPVPMQLLGLLTGVVQAYIFTILAAVYIGAAMEAQTRSGKRPKEKRYE is encoded by the coding sequence GTGCACATTAGTCCGGACAACGTCATCTTCTGGCAATCGGGCCTCCTGGTTCTGAACCGGACCATTCTCTTCACCTGGGCGGTCATGGCTCTGCTGGCCGTCGGATCGTGGCTTCTGACCCGGCGACTCTCATCGACCGGAAGGGTGTCGCGCCGGCAAATCATCCTCGAAGCGGTTGTGTCCGCCATCAGCGGGCAACTCAAAGCGGTCACGCCGCATCAACCCAAAGGCCTGCTGCCCTTGCTGGGTACCCTGTTTCTGTTTATCGCCGTTTCCAACGTTCTGTCCGTCGTTCCCGGATTTCATCCGCCCACCGGCTCCCTCTCCACCACCAGCGCCTTCGCCCTGGTCGTGTTCGTGGCCGTGCCCGTTTACGGCGTCTCTAAAATGGGGGTTGTGGACTATCTCTCCAATTATCTCAGGCCCTCCTTCTTCATGCTTCCCTTCAACATCATGGGAGAGATCAGCAGAACCCTGGCCCTGGCCGTTCGTCTTTTCGGCAATGTCATGAGCAGCAACATGATCGGTGCCATTTTACTGCTCATCGCACCGCTTTTTTTCCCTGTGCCGATGCAACTGCTCGGGCTGCTCACCGGTGTTGTTCAGGCCTATATTTTCACCATACTGGCGGCGGTGTACATCGGCGCCGCCATGGAAGCTCAAACCAGATCCGGAAAACGACCAAAGGAGAAGCGCTATGAGTGA
- a CDS encoding DUF3108 domain-containing protein, producing the protein MLGQRTSYPKATVWVAILLLSAAGLPLPLQASGMPFAPGERLEYELRWENIPAGSAILEVHSPKTINGETAHHFVLTAQSNAFIDLFYKVRDRIDAYADLDMTCSVHYEKRQNEGRHKRNEVVVFDWDAREARYTNYGRSRPAIELMAGSFDPLSAFYFSRTVGLDIGQRLERPITDGRRNVIGRLRVVAREKIILQNGACYDTFRVEPELNQVGGVFKESKDARIHLWITADERRIPVRIKSKVVVGHFVGELVSVR; encoded by the coding sequence ATGCTAGGCCAACGAACGTCGTACCCGAAGGCGACTGTCTGGGTCGCGATCCTCCTGCTGTCGGCCGCCGGGTTGCCCCTGCCCCTGCAGGCTTCGGGGATGCCTTTCGCTCCCGGGGAGCGGCTGGAATATGAGTTGCGATGGGAAAACATTCCGGCCGGTTCGGCCATCCTAGAGGTCCATTCACCCAAGACCATCAATGGCGAGACCGCCCACCACTTCGTGCTGACGGCCCAATCCAACGCCTTCATCGATCTGTTCTACAAGGTGCGCGATCGGATCGATGCCTACGCCGATTTGGATATGACCTGCTCTGTGCACTATGAAAAGCGGCAGAACGAAGGCCGTCACAAGAGAAACGAGGTAGTGGTTTTCGATTGGGATGCCCGGGAGGCGCGCTATACCAATTATGGCCGATCCAGGCCCGCTATCGAACTGATGGCGGGCAGTTTCGATCCCCTGTCGGCATTTTACTTCAGCCGAACGGTCGGCCTGGACATCGGGCAGCGGCTCGAACGGCCCATCACCGATGGCCGCCGGAATGTCATCGGCCGTTTGCGCGTGGTGGCGCGGGAAAAGATCATCCTGCAGAACGGCGCGTGCTACGATACGTTTCGGGTCGAGCCCGAGCTGAATCAGGTGGGCGGGGTCTTCAAAGAGAGCAAGGATGCCAGGATCCACCTCTGGATCACGGCCGACGAACGGCGTATCCCGGTGAGAATCAAGAGCAAGGTGGTGGTCGGGCACTTTGTCGGCGAGCTCGTATCGGTGCGTTGA
- a CDS encoding alternate F1F0 ATPase, F1 subunit alpha has translation MKEFDIHSILDEVSRAMGQAMENYSPLPETEEIGTIRSVEEGIVWVGGLTRVQFEELVLFDDESMGMVLDILPDRVGIVLFGSNDTLASGQRVARTHRILDMPVGPEFLGRVVDPLGRPLDGLGSMGETERREVLKEAPPILDRSPVVKPLQTGLKVVDALIPIGRGQRELILGDRQTGKTAIALDTIINQRGKGVKCIYCAIGQRSAGVAKTISDLKERGAMDYTTVVVVEGDDPPGLQYIAPYAATTMAEYFMHRGEDVMVVYDDLTRHALAYRQLSLLLRRPPGREAFPGDIFYIHSRLLERATHLKTELGGGSLTALPIAETEAQNISAYIPTNLISITDGQLYLSPDLFQKGVLPAVEVGKSVSRVGGKAQIPAYRKVAGDLRLSYTQFHELESFARFGARLDDSTRKSLNHGLRVREALKQDQFSPLTAARQIAVLLAVTRGYLDPVPENRMARAQEAVFEKIEAALPDLEDRIDTIGSDDPLWEKMDQVIRDAIREVEAPDADPGSSG, from the coding sequence ATGAAAGAGTTCGATATCCATTCCATCCTCGATGAAGTTTCCCGGGCCATGGGCCAGGCCATGGAGAATTACAGCCCCCTGCCGGAAACCGAAGAGATCGGCACCATCCGATCCGTGGAAGAAGGCATTGTCTGGGTCGGCGGATTGACCCGGGTCCAATTCGAGGAACTGGTGCTCTTCGACGACGAAAGCATGGGCATGGTGCTCGATATTCTTCCCGACCGGGTGGGAATCGTGCTCTTCGGGTCCAACGACACCCTGGCTTCGGGTCAGCGCGTGGCCAGAACCCATCGCATCCTGGACATGCCCGTCGGCCCGGAGTTCCTGGGGCGTGTAGTGGATCCCCTGGGCCGTCCGCTGGACGGGCTCGGGTCCATGGGGGAAACGGAGCGGCGCGAGGTCCTCAAGGAGGCGCCGCCCATTCTGGACCGCTCTCCGGTGGTCAAGCCCCTGCAAACCGGCCTCAAGGTGGTGGATGCCTTGATTCCCATCGGCCGGGGGCAGCGGGAATTGATCCTTGGCGATCGGCAGACGGGAAAGACCGCCATCGCGCTGGACACCATCATCAACCAGCGGGGCAAAGGGGTCAAATGCATCTACTGCGCCATCGGCCAGCGGAGCGCCGGTGTGGCCAAGACCATCTCCGACCTCAAGGAGCGGGGCGCCATGGACTATACCACCGTCGTGGTGGTGGAAGGGGACGACCCGCCCGGGCTTCAGTATATCGCACCCTACGCGGCCACCACCATGGCCGAATATTTCATGCACCGAGGCGAGGACGTCATGGTCGTTTATGACGATCTGACCCGGCACGCGCTGGCCTACCGGCAGCTGTCGCTGCTGTTGCGCCGGCCCCCGGGCAGGGAGGCGTTTCCCGGCGATATTTTTTATATCCACTCCCGCCTGCTCGAACGGGCGACCCATCTGAAGACCGAGCTGGGAGGCGGCAGCCTCACGGCACTGCCCATCGCAGAAACCGAGGCTCAGAATATATCGGCCTACATCCCCACCAATCTGATCTCCATCACCGACGGCCAGCTTTACCTCTCCCCGGACCTGTTTCAGAAGGGCGTCCTGCCGGCGGTGGAGGTGGGCAAGTCGGTTTCCCGGGTGGGCGGCAAGGCCCAGATACCGGCCTACCGGAAAGTGGCCGGCGATTTGAGGCTCTCCTATACCCAGTTTCACGAACTCGAATCCTTTGCCCGCTTCGGCGCCCGCCTGGACGACAGCACCCGCAAGAGTCTGAACCACGGCCTGCGGGTGCGGGAGGCCTTGAAACAGGACCAGTTTTCCCCCTTGACGGCCGCCCGGCAGATCGCCGTGCTGCTGGCCGTCACCCGGGGATATCTGGACCCTGTCCCCGAAAACCGGATGGCCAGGGCCCAGGAGGCGGTTTTCGAGAAGATCGAGGCCGCCCTTCCTGATCTGGAGGATCGTATCGACACCATTGGATCCGACGATCCGCTGTGGGAAAAGATGGATCAGGTGATCCGCGATGCCATAAGGGAAGTCGAGGCACCCGATGCAGACCCTGGAAGTTCTGGATAA
- a CDS encoding F0F1 ATP synthase subunit C, translated as MSDLAWVAVASIVASGLCICIGGIGPAIGEGRALAQALASIAQQPDETNAITRTLFVGMAMVESTAIYAFVVTMILIFANPFWNYFLSQAGG; from the coding sequence ATGAGTGATTTAGCATGGGTGGCCGTGGCCTCCATAGTGGCCTCGGGCTTGTGCATCTGCATCGGTGGCATCGGTCCGGCCATCGGTGAGGGGCGGGCCCTGGCCCAGGCCCTGGCCTCCATCGCCCAACAGCCCGACGAGACCAACGCCATCACCCGGACCCTCTTCGTCGGCATGGCCATGGTGGAATCCACCGCCATTTACGCCTTTGTGGTGACCATGATTTTGATTTTCGCCAATCCTTTCTGGAACTATTTTTTATCCCAGGCCGGGGGGTAA
- a CDS encoding AtpZ/AtpI family protein produces the protein MPEAFDKKERSFRGAVAVREKRKLRADKKKEETFWFGLGMFGLVGWSVAVPTLAGIFIGLWIDIKYSGRYSWTLMLMVFGLAMGCINAWVWISRQREAIRQEREDNGN, from the coding sequence GTGCCTGAAGCCTTCGACAAAAAGGAACGGTCGTTCAGAGGGGCCGTGGCGGTCCGCGAAAAACGCAAACTGCGGGCTGATAAGAAAAAAGAGGAGACCTTCTGGTTCGGCCTGGGCATGTTCGGGTTGGTGGGCTGGTCCGTGGCCGTTCCCACCCTGGCCGGTATTTTCATCGGGCTCTGGATCGATATCAAATATTCGGGCCGGTATTCGTGGACCCTGATGCTCATGGTGTTCGGCCTTGCCATGGGATGCATCAACGCGTGGGTCTGGATCTCCCGTCAACGGGAGGCCATCCGCCAAGAAAGAGAGGACAATGGCAATTGA
- a CDS encoding N-ATPase subunit AtpR, which produces MAIDPLDIGIGAAWGAFLGLLFFGGLWWSLKDISRRRSPRRFLGISFFVRAVAALAGLWLALQHSVAAFGSALVGFGVMRFLMTRWIGLAHKGGHHRAH; this is translated from the coding sequence ATGGCAATTGATCCCCTGGACATCGGCATCGGCGCCGCGTGGGGCGCCTTCCTCGGTCTCTTGTTTTTCGGCGGCCTGTGGTGGAGCCTCAAGGATATCTCCCGCCGCAGATCCCCCCGGCGATTTCTGGGGATCAGCTTTTTCGTGCGTGCCGTGGCGGCCCTGGCCGGCTTGTGGCTGGCCCTGCAACACAGCGTTGCGGCTTTCGGGTCGGCCCTGGTCGGTTTCGGCGTCATGCGGTTTCTGATGACGCGTTGGATCGGCCTGGCACACAAGGGAGGGCATCACCGTGCACATTAG
- a CDS encoding ATP synthase F0F1 subunit epsilon — protein MNLTIYLPTDIFLDTAATKIVGEGPAGSFGILPRHIDFVTALVPGILRYLPPSGPEQFLAVKGGILVKQQERVTIATQLAVSGELGLLKATVDRMVNEMDDREKQARTAVARLEAGFIRRFMEFGKSA, from the coding sequence GTGAACCTGACCATCTACTTGCCCACGGATATTTTTCTGGACACGGCCGCGACGAAAATCGTAGGCGAAGGGCCGGCCGGATCCTTCGGTATCCTGCCCCGGCACATCGATTTTGTGACCGCCCTGGTGCCGGGTATCCTGAGATACCTGCCGCCGTCCGGGCCGGAGCAATTCCTCGCCGTGAAAGGCGGCATCCTGGTCAAACAGCAGGAGCGGGTCACCATCGCCACTCAGTTGGCCGTCTCCGGTGAACTGGGCTTGCTCAAAGCGACAGTGGACCGGATGGTCAACGAGATGGATGATCGGGAAAAGCAGGCCCGAACGGCTGTCGCCCGCCTGGAGGCCGGTTTCATCCGTCGATTTATGGAGTTCGGGAAAAGTGCCTGA